One genomic region from Skermania piniformis encodes:
- the glf gene encoding UDP-galactopyranose mutase — translation MSESNSISESGYDALVVGSGFFGLTVAERLASELGRRVLVLERRDHLGGNAYSEPEPQTGIEIHRYGAHLFHTSNRRVWDYVRQFTEFTGYQHRVFAMHKGQAYQFPMGLGLVSQFFGRYFSPEQARELIAEQAAEIATGDAQNLEEKAISLIGRPLYEAFVRDYTAKQWQTDPRELPAGNITRLPVRYTFDNRYFADTYEGLPVDGYTAWLTRMVESDLIDVRCDTDWFDVRAGLRAANPDAPVVYTGPLDRYFDYAEGELGWRTLDFETEVLPIGDFQGTPVMNYNDADVPYTRIHEFRHFHPERDYPRDKTVIMREYSRFAGTGDEPYYPINTAEDRAKLLAYRERAKAELAQEKVLFGGRLGTYQYLDMHMAIASALSLFDNTLRPYFESGTPLHQTD, via the coding sequence GTGAGTGAGTCGAACTCGATCAGTGAGTCCGGATACGACGCGCTCGTCGTGGGGTCCGGGTTCTTCGGCCTGACCGTCGCCGAGCGGCTGGCGAGCGAGCTGGGCCGCCGCGTGCTCGTCCTGGAGCGGCGGGATCATCTCGGCGGCAACGCCTATTCCGAGCCGGAGCCGCAGACCGGCATCGAGATACACCGGTACGGAGCGCATCTGTTCCACACCTCGAACCGGCGGGTGTGGGACTACGTCCGGCAGTTCACCGAATTCACCGGATATCAGCATCGGGTGTTCGCGATGCACAAGGGTCAGGCCTACCAATTCCCGATGGGGCTGGGTCTGGTGTCCCAGTTCTTCGGCCGCTACTTCAGCCCGGAGCAGGCGCGTGAGCTGATCGCCGAGCAGGCGGCCGAGATCGCCACCGGCGACGCGCAAAACCTGGAGGAAAAGGCGATCTCGCTGATCGGTCGCCCGCTGTACGAGGCGTTCGTCCGGGACTACACGGCCAAGCAGTGGCAGACCGATCCGCGAGAGTTACCGGCGGGCAACATCACCCGACTGCCGGTGCGGTACACCTTCGACAACCGCTATTTCGCCGACACCTACGAGGGCCTGCCGGTCGACGGCTACACCGCGTGGCTGACCCGGATGGTCGAGTCCGACCTGATCGATGTCCGTTGCGACACGGATTGGTTCGACGTGCGGGCGGGGCTGCGCGCGGCGAACCCGGATGCGCCGGTGGTGTACACCGGTCCGTTGGACCGCTATTTCGACTACGCCGAGGGCGAGTTAGGCTGGCGTACGCTCGATTTCGAGACCGAGGTGCTGCCGATCGGAGATTTCCAGGGCACGCCGGTGATGAATTACAACGACGCCGACGTGCCGTACACCCGGATCCACGAGTTCCGGCACTTCCACCCGGAGCGGGATTACCCGCGGGACAAGACGGTGATCATGCGGGAGTACTCCCGGTTCGCCGGCACCGGCGACGAGCCGTACTACCCGATCAACACCGCGGAGGACCGGGCGAAACTGCTCGCCTACCGGGAGCGGGCGAAAGCCGAGCTGGCCCAGGAGAAGGTGCTGTTCGGTGGTCGGCTGGGCACGTATCAGTACCTCGACATGCACATGGCGATCGCCAGCGCGCTGAGCCTGTTCGACAACACGCTGCGCCCGTACTTCGAGTCCGGCACCCCGCTGCACCAGACCGACTGA
- a CDS encoding AMP-binding protein produces the protein MDQSRGEMYRILRDPSNYPRFFRGIGGCTRFGEPDSHQFTVTTRRGSVRFGLEVRDDDAEIVLEGIDTDWIGSIRLTEPRVGHTRISATLFKVANIQRWLSLVANNEVSSWARDGIRAIADYLGGTPNAVLSDTDDPRSRQLAIARTMIDAEVVHARRPDRALRQLELLARWGFDLPGGSFSAAAQSPRDIAVVDDGGTRTYAELQERTNRLAAGLARLGIGSDQAVGILARNRAATVEAILAVSELGADTLLLDTDWDAARIARVATDFPLAAVFVDEAFEPALADLPAGVIRIATLPNATADATAVLDELVATGTGSFPEPTARGRKVMFSSGVGATYRSPPPRGFGVVAAPLSRLPLRAGDRILLEVPLSGYWGMTALRLAIPLRTRLVLHEQFEPEACLSAIERHRCTALFVAPAMLEQIVELPAGVRSRYDLTSLRIIASSGGPLLGDLPTRAMDTFGDILYNLYGTTETGWATIAGPADLRLSPGTAGRIVLGSSVAIRDGNGVTLPRGAVGRIVVDNQALLDGYPAEELPAPAGAYVDTGDLGFVDADDLLFVTGRRDETVLVAGQVLALGPLTNELARLPEVRDVATVALPDARIRAFLVRREGAELTADEVWQRVESPIDRDLVPIEIVFVDQLPRSAMGRVRTAALPTG, from the coding sequence GTGGACCAATCACGCGGGGAGATGTATCGGATCTTGCGCGATCCATCGAATTACCCCAGGTTCTTCCGCGGAATAGGTGGCTGCACCCGCTTCGGCGAACCGGACTCCCATCAGTTCACGGTCACCACCCGCCGCGGATCGGTTCGGTTCGGGCTGGAAGTTCGCGACGACGACGCCGAAATCGTGTTGGAGGGCATCGACACCGATTGGATCGGGTCGATCCGGCTCACCGAGCCCCGGGTCGGGCACACCCGAATCTCGGCAACCTTGTTCAAGGTCGCCAACATTCAGCGCTGGCTGTCGCTGGTGGCGAACAACGAGGTGAGCAGCTGGGCCCGAGACGGGATCCGAGCGATCGCCGACTATCTCGGTGGCACGCCCAACGCCGTCCTGTCCGACACCGACGACCCCCGGTCGCGTCAACTCGCCATCGCCCGCACGATGATCGACGCCGAAGTGGTGCACGCGCGCCGCCCCGACCGCGCACTGCGCCAGTTGGAACTGTTGGCCCGCTGGGGATTCGACCTGCCGGGTGGATCGTTCAGCGCCGCCGCCCAATCCCCGCGCGACATCGCCGTCGTCGACGACGGCGGTACCCGCACCTACGCAGAACTGCAGGAGCGGACCAACCGGCTTGCCGCCGGACTCGCCCGACTCGGCATCGGCAGCGATCAGGCGGTGGGCATCCTCGCCCGCAATCGTGCCGCAACGGTCGAGGCGATTCTCGCGGTCAGCGAGCTGGGCGCCGACACCCTGCTGCTCGACACCGACTGGGACGCGGCCCGGATCGCCCGGGTCGCCACCGACTTCCCGCTCGCCGCGGTGTTCGTCGACGAGGCCTTCGAGCCGGCTCTGGCCGACCTGCCGGCCGGCGTGATCCGGATCGCGACCCTGCCGAATGCGACGGCGGACGCTACCGCGGTGCTGGACGAGCTGGTCGCCACCGGCACCGGCAGCTTCCCGGAACCGACGGCGCGTGGCCGCAAGGTGATGTTCAGCTCCGGCGTCGGCGCGACCTATCGCAGTCCGCCACCCCGCGGTTTCGGCGTGGTCGCGGCCCCGTTGTCCCGACTTCCGCTCCGGGCCGGCGACCGCATCCTGCTGGAAGTACCGCTGTCCGGTTACTGGGGAATGACCGCCCTGCGGCTGGCGATCCCGCTGCGGACGCGGCTGGTCCTGCACGAGCAGTTCGAACCGGAAGCCTGCCTGAGCGCGATCGAGCGACACCGCTGCACGGCCCTGTTCGTCGCGCCGGCCATGCTGGAGCAGATCGTCGAGCTACCGGCCGGCGTGCGCAGCCGCTACGACCTGACCAGCTTGCGGATCATCGCCAGCTCCGGCGGCCCGCTGCTCGGCGACCTACCGACCCGGGCGATGGACACGTTCGGCGACATTCTCTACAACCTCTACGGCACCACCGAGACCGGCTGGGCGACGATCGCCGGACCAGCCGATCTGCGGCTGTCCCCGGGCACGGCGGGCCGGATCGTGCTCGGCAGCTCGGTGGCGATCCGGGACGGAAACGGCGTGACCCTGCCACGCGGTGCCGTGGGCCGGATCGTGGTGGACAACCAGGCGCTGCTGGACGGATATCCGGCCGAGGAGCTGCCGGCGCCGGCCGGCGCCTACGTCGACACCGGTGACCTGGGCTTCGTCGACGCCGACGACCTGCTGTTCGTGACCGGCCGCCGGGACGAAACCGTGCTGGTCGCCGGGCAGGTGCTCGCGCTGGGGCCGCTGACGAACGAACTGGCCCGGTTGCCGGAGGTGCGCGACGTTGCCACCGTCGCCCTTCCGGATGCGCGGATCCGGGCTTTCCTGGTTCGCCGAGAGGGGGCGGAGCTGACCGCGGACGAGGTCTGGCAGCGGGTCGAATCCCCGATCGACCGGGATCTCGTTCCGATCGAGATCGTCTTCGTCGATCAGCTCCCCCGCTCGGCGATGGGCCGGGTGCGGACCGCGGCGCTGCCGACCGGGTAG
- a CDS encoding TIGR03857 family LLM class F420-dependent oxidoreductase codes for MATHPGRPAYPELGCYGLAGHTDRPGDLIGEVRRAEELGLGAIFLSERFNYKDAAVLSGMAAAAGTTLGIATAATNHNTRHPLVTATMAATMHRATGGRFALGLGRGFAPLFDLMGVPPITNAQLADAFAVLRRLWAGEKFAHSGPIGDYPFLMPLGDLAETIPLLMVAIGPKSQALAGRIADAVVLHTYLTDEAVARAVAIIREAAEQAGRDPATVRIWACTAVVDDALDEPTRLRMTVGRLATYLQGYGDTLVAANRWDPELLRRFRADPFVSGFGGAFDAVGTVDDLARLTATVLPAEWLGAAITGSAADCARQIDHQFAATGVDSIIMHGVTPDQLAGVVAGYAAVRSAGHDRLPANPGWTR; via the coding sequence GTGGCGACGCACCCGGGCCGGCCGGCCTATCCCGAACTCGGCTGCTACGGCCTGGCCGGACATACCGACCGGCCCGGCGACCTGATCGGTGAGGTGCGTCGCGCCGAGGAACTCGGCCTGGGCGCGATCTTCCTGTCCGAGCGGTTCAACTACAAGGACGCCGCGGTGTTGTCCGGTATGGCTGCGGCCGCCGGCACCACCCTCGGCATCGCCACCGCCGCGACCAACCACAACACCCGCCACCCGCTGGTCACCGCCACCATGGCGGCGACGATGCACCGGGCCACCGGCGGCCGGTTCGCGCTCGGGCTGGGCCGCGGTTTCGCCCCGCTGTTCGACCTGATGGGCGTGCCGCCGATCACCAACGCCCAGCTCGCCGACGCGTTCGCGGTGCTGCGCCGGCTGTGGGCGGGCGAGAAGTTCGCCCATTCCGGCCCGATCGGCGACTACCCGTTCCTGATGCCGCTCGGCGACCTCGCCGAAACGATCCCGCTGCTCATGGTGGCGATCGGGCCGAAATCGCAGGCGTTGGCCGGGCGGATCGCCGACGCCGTGGTACTGCACACCTACCTGACCGACGAGGCGGTGGCCCGGGCGGTGGCGATCATCCGGGAGGCCGCCGAGCAGGCCGGTCGCGACCCGGCGACGGTCCGGATCTGGGCCTGCACCGCCGTCGTCGACGACGCGCTCGACGAACCGACCCGGCTGCGCATGACCGTCGGCCGGCTCGCCACCTATCTCCAGGGCTACGGCGACACACTGGTCGCGGCCAACCGGTGGGACCCCGAACTCCTGCGCCGGTTCCGCGCGGACCCGTTCGTCAGCGGGTTCGGCGGCGCGTTCGACGCGGTCGGCACCGTCGACGACCTGGCCCGGCTCACCGCGACGGTGCTGCCCGCGGAGTGGCTCGGCGCCGCGATCACCGGCTCCGCGGCCGACTGCGCTCGGCAGATCGACCACCAGTTCGCCGCGACCGGAGTAGACAGCATCATCATGCACGGAGTCACCCCGGACCAGCTCGCCGGCGTCGTCGCCGGATATGCCGCGGTCCGCTCGGCCGGGCACGACCGGCTCCCGGCCAACCCGGGCTGGACCCGATGA
- a CDS encoding phosphotransferase, producing the protein MIAPVPLLADLTPAWLGDALGRTVTGVDTELVGTGQMGSCHRLRLHGDPDLPATVLAKLPLADAAARAAMAFGYTNEIRFYRELADTVDIRVPACHYAGLGDAGVFTLLLEDLAPARVGDQLAGCTPAQATAAAVNLAGLHGPRWNDSTLLEIEGMLLPTKEISAMSQLAFTPTMDTFLTAIGDTLTPADVDTLRAVTPHIGDWMSGRAERHTLLHMDYRLDNLLFGADGTVFAVDWQGMSVGLGGRDVAFFLSTSLSIADRRAHEREIVGAYHARLLDYGVTGHPLDQCWDDYRYGMLQTIFITVFGLVLGARTERGDRMFRRMIEGGCTAIRDLDVLALLEQPAGPQRPPTGG; encoded by the coding sequence ATGATCGCGCCGGTCCCGCTGCTCGCCGACCTCACCCCGGCGTGGCTCGGCGACGCGCTCGGCCGCACCGTGACCGGCGTCGACACCGAGCTGGTCGGCACCGGGCAGATGGGCAGCTGCCATCGGCTGCGACTGCACGGCGACCCGGACCTGCCGGCGACCGTGCTCGCCAAACTCCCGCTGGCCGACGCCGCCGCCCGCGCGGCGATGGCGTTCGGCTACACCAACGAGATCCGGTTCTACCGCGAGCTGGCCGACACCGTGGACATCCGGGTCCCGGCCTGCCATTACGCCGGGCTCGGCGACGCCGGGGTATTCACCCTGCTGCTCGAGGACCTGGCACCGGCCCGGGTGGGCGACCAGCTCGCCGGCTGCACCCCGGCGCAGGCGACCGCCGCCGCGGTGAACCTGGCCGGGCTGCACGGGCCGCGCTGGAACGACTCGACCCTGCTGGAGATCGAGGGAATGCTGTTGCCCACCAAGGAAATCAGCGCGATGTCCCAGCTCGCGTTCACCCCGACGATGGATACCTTCCTGACCGCGATCGGCGACACCCTGACCCCGGCGGATGTCGATACCCTGCGCGCGGTGACCCCGCACATCGGCGACTGGATGAGCGGGCGCGCCGAGCGGCACACCCTGCTGCACATGGACTACCGGCTGGACAACCTGCTGTTCGGCGCCGACGGCACCGTCTTCGCGGTCGACTGGCAGGGCATGTCGGTCGGTCTCGGCGGGCGTGACGTCGCGTTCTTCCTCTCGACCAGCCTCTCGATCGCCGACCGCCGCGCGCACGAGCGCGAGATCGTCGGTGCCTACCACGCCCGACTGCTCGACTACGGCGTGACCGGGCACCCCCTCGACCAGTGCTGGGACGACTACCGCTACGGCATGCTCCAGACCATCTTCATCACGGTGTTCGGCCTGGTGCTCGGCGCCCGCACCGAGCGCGGCGACCGGATGTTCCGGCGGATGATCGAGGGCGGGTGCACGGCGATCCGCGACCTCGACGTGCTCGCCCTGCTGGAACAGCCGGCCGGGCCGCAACGACCACCCACCGGAGGGTAA
- a CDS encoding HAD family hydrolase, with product MTQSAPIQQRTPRLVASDVDGTLLDPDERITERTRKAVAAAVAAGVPFVLATGRPPRWIPPIVDALGYAPLSVCGNGAVLYDSAADRVLYARNLDVATLHWAAELAERTLPGCGLAAERVGASAHDAATLQFVSAPDYEHAWLNPDDTRVSRAEVVAAPAIKLLIRLRSATSESMSAALQPLLDGRVDLTYSTNNGLVEVAAPGVTKATGLADVADRLGVQPVHIVAFGDMPNDVPMLQLAGHGVAMRNAHPDAVAVADEVTASNADDGVARVLERWWG from the coding sequence GTGACGCAATCTGCACCCATCCAGCAGCGCACGCCCCGGCTCGTCGCTTCCGACGTCGACGGCACCCTGCTCGACCCGGATGAGCGGATCACCGAGCGAACCCGGAAAGCGGTGGCGGCCGCGGTGGCGGCCGGCGTGCCGTTCGTCCTGGCCACCGGCCGGCCGCCGCGCTGGATTCCGCCGATCGTGGATGCATTGGGCTACGCGCCGCTGTCGGTCTGCGGCAACGGCGCCGTGCTGTACGACAGCGCCGCGGATCGGGTTCTCTACGCGCGCAACCTGGACGTGGCGACGTTGCACTGGGCGGCCGAGCTGGCCGAGCGCACGCTGCCCGGTTGCGGGCTGGCGGCGGAGCGGGTCGGCGCCAGCGCACACGACGCCGCGACCCTGCAGTTCGTCAGCGCGCCGGACTACGAGCATGCCTGGCTGAATCCGGACGACACCCGGGTCTCCCGGGCCGAGGTGGTGGCGGCGCCGGCGATCAAGTTGCTGATCCGGCTGCGCAGCGCGACCAGCGAAAGCATGAGCGCGGCGCTGCAGCCCCTGCTGGACGGCCGGGTGGACCTCACCTATTCCACGAACAACGGCCTGGTCGAGGTGGCGGCGCCGGGCGTGACCAAGGCGACCGGTCTCGCCGACGTGGCGGACCGGCTGGGGGTGCAACCGGTGCACATCGTCGCGTTCGGTGACATGCCGAACGACGTGCCGATGTTGCAGCTGGCCGGCCACGGCGTCGCCATGCGCAACGCCCATCCGGACGCGGTCGCAGTCGCCGACGAGGTGACCGCGTCGAACGCCGACGACGGGGTGGCGCGGGTGCTGGAACGGTGGTGGGGCTGA
- a CDS encoding ABC transporter permease codes for MAGFLLRRAANYAVLLLLASFLTFALASLTFRPLDALEQANPRPPQSVIDAKAAELRLDDPIPVRYGHWLAGVSHGDFGETLKGQPVGDELGRRIAVSLRLLLLGSVIGAVAGVLIGAASAIRQYSIGDYLTTIASFLILSTPVFLLATLLKYGALELNSLTGRQILLYTGETSAQRIDGLWPQLVDRAQHLVLPTLALALGSIAGYSRYQRNAMLDVLGSEFIRTARAKGLTRRRALIRHGLRTALIPMATLFAYGFGGLITGATFTEQIFGWHGVGEWIVQGISTQDVNIVAAITSFTGLVVLLAGLLSDVLYAILDPRIRA; via the coding sequence ATGGCCGGATTCCTGCTGCGCCGCGCAGCAAACTACGCAGTACTGCTGCTGTTGGCGTCGTTTCTCACGTTTGCCCTGGCCTCGCTCACCTTCCGCCCGCTGGACGCCCTGGAGCAGGCCAATCCGCGACCCCCGCAGTCGGTGATCGACGCCAAGGCCGCCGAACTCCGGCTCGACGACCCGATCCCGGTCCGATACGGCCATTGGCTGGCCGGGGTATCGCACGGCGATTTCGGCGAGACCCTGAAGGGCCAGCCGGTCGGCGACGAACTGGGCCGACGGATCGCGGTCAGTTTGCGGCTGCTGCTGCTCGGCTCGGTGATCGGCGCGGTGGCCGGCGTGCTGATCGGCGCGGCCAGCGCGATCCGGCAGTACTCGATCGGCGACTACCTGACCACGATCGCATCGTTTCTGATCCTGAGCACGCCGGTATTCCTGCTCGCCACCTTGCTGAAGTACGGTGCGCTGGAGCTGAACTCGCTGACCGGTCGACAGATCCTGCTCTACACCGGAGAGACCTCGGCCCAACGGATCGACGGCTTGTGGCCGCAACTCGTCGACCGCGCACAACACCTGGTGCTGCCCACGCTGGCGTTGGCGCTGGGCAGCATCGCCGGCTACAGCCGCTATCAGCGCAATGCGATGTTGGACGTGCTGGGCAGCGAGTTCATCCGGACCGCCCGGGCGAAGGGGCTCACCCGGCGCCGGGCCCTGATCCGGCACGGGCTGCGCACCGCGCTGATCCCGATGGCCACCCTGTTCGCCTACGGATTCGGTGGGCTGATCACCGGCGCCACGTTCACCGAGCAGATCTTCGGCTGGCACGGGGTCGGCGAGTGGATCGTGCAGGGCATCAGCACGCAGGATGTCAACATCGTCGCTGCGATCACCTCGTTCACCGGGCTGGTGGTGCTGCTCGCCGGGCTGCTGTCCGACGTGCTGTACGCGATCCTCGACCCGCGAATCCGAGCCTGA
- a CDS encoding SpoIID/LytB domain-containing protein yields MRAYGDRRRPRRPGRLAAFGLTPALLGGAALLAVLDTESRSPEVAPAVAADAPFTITGRGNGHGRGMGQWGAFGYAQQGWPAERILTHYYGPEVTFGSVPPGMIAVRLIDRDDKALEVYSAAGAIVAGRRVEPGQAARLTPTPAGGAHVEVTAGCGGPVIWAVDDPHPWVDPVVPGPDRPAAELLTLCSGDRAYRGALGVATAADGTARTVDLLDREDYLLGVVPAETPADWADQGGAEALRAQAIAARSYALADDRYGYAQICDTQACQMYGGAGVEDPRTTAAVRSTAGTVLLQDGRPYRAEYSASTGGVNTTGVPDAGDAAAPVQGWSRTRTAAEIGQAFEVGELRAVQVTGRDPAGRVTGLQVAGTGGTAEVDGERARGALDLPSDWFDIVAGTAPPPVPTVPPPPPAPEPPPPPPAPEPPPPPPPAAPGPPSEALVPVADPGLVR; encoded by the coding sequence ATGCGGGCGTACGGAGACCGGCGGCGACCCCGACGGCCCGGGCGGCTGGCCGCGTTCGGGCTGACCCCCGCGCTGCTCGGCGGCGCGGCCCTACTGGCCGTCCTCGATACCGAATCGCGATCGCCCGAGGTGGCGCCGGCGGTCGCCGCCGACGCGCCGTTCACGATCACCGGGCGCGGCAACGGGCACGGTCGCGGGATGGGCCAATGGGGTGCGTTCGGTTACGCGCAGCAAGGCTGGCCGGCGGAGCGGATTCTCACCCACTACTACGGGCCCGAGGTCACGTTCGGCTCGGTCCCGCCGGGGATGATCGCGGTCCGGCTGATCGATCGCGACGATAAGGCGTTGGAGGTGTATTCGGCGGCCGGCGCGATCGTCGCCGGGCGCCGGGTCGAGCCGGGTCAGGCTGCCCGGTTGACGCCGACGCCGGCCGGCGGCGCGCACGTCGAGGTGACCGCGGGGTGCGGCGGCCCGGTGATCTGGGCCGTCGACGACCCGCACCCCTGGGTGGATCCGGTGGTGCCGGGTCCGGACCGGCCGGCTGCCGAGCTGCTCACCCTGTGCTCCGGCGATCGGGCCTACCGCGGGGCGCTGGGTGTCGCGACCGCGGCCGACGGCACCGCGCGGACGGTCGATCTGCTCGATCGAGAGGACTATCTGCTCGGCGTCGTACCGGCCGAGACCCCGGCCGACTGGGCGGACCAGGGCGGCGCCGAAGCCTTGCGGGCGCAGGCGATCGCGGCCCGCTCGTATGCGCTGGCCGACGATCGCTACGGCTACGCGCAGATCTGCGACACCCAGGCCTGCCAGATGTACGGCGGCGCCGGTGTCGAGGATCCGCGGACCACCGCCGCGGTCCGCTCGACCGCCGGAACCGTGCTGCTGCAGGACGGCCGACCGTACCGGGCCGAGTATTCGGCCTCGACCGGCGGAGTGAACACCACCGGCGTGCCGGACGCGGGCGACGCGGCCGCGCCGGTACAGGGGTGGTCGCGAACCCGGACTGCGGCCGAGATCGGACAGGCGTTCGAGGTCGGCGAATTGCGTGCGGTGCAGGTGACCGGGCGAGATCCGGCCGGGCGGGTCACCGGGCTGCAGGTCGCCGGTACCGGCGGTACCGCGGAGGTGGACGGCGAGCGGGCGCGGGGCGCGCTGGACCTGCCGTCGGACTGGTTCGACATCGTCGCGGGCACCGCGCCGCCACCGGTGCCGACCGTTCCGCCGCCCCCGCCGGCGCCGGAACCACCACCACCACCGCCGGCGCCGGAACCGCCGCCGCCACCACCACCCGCAGCGCCCGGCCCGCCGAGCGAAGCCCTGGTGCCGGTCGCCGACCCCGGGCTGGTGCGGTAG
- a CDS encoding type II toxin-antitoxin system VapC family toxin, which produces MSAPVQEAVTGVVFDTAAVVGFTRMDPYPQAVCWTVFEHGGTIVIPSAVLAAASARVAERDRDVLAALLALPHTVVPTLDANTAPKIGAILRGRTHHHPDALIAAAHAVTHAMSRRWYVVTDRVPLLTRLDPRLLFDSLP; this is translated from the coding sequence GTGAGCGCACCGGTTCAGGAGGCGGTCACCGGCGTTGTCTTCGACACCGCCGCCGTCGTCGGCTTCACGCGGATGGACCCGTATCCACAGGCGGTCTGCTGGACCGTCTTCGAGCACGGCGGGACGATCGTCATCCCGTCTGCGGTGTTGGCCGCAGCGTCGGCCCGGGTCGCCGAACGCGACCGGGACGTGCTGGCCGCGCTGCTCGCCCTCCCGCACACCGTGGTGCCCACGCTCGACGCGAATACCGCGCCGAAGATCGGCGCGATCCTGCGCGGGCGGACCCACCATCACCCGGACGCACTGATCGCCGCCGCGCACGCGGTCACCCACGCGATGAGCCGCAGGTGGTACGTGGTGACCGACCGGGTCCCCCTGCTCACCCGACTCGACCCACGGTTGCTGTTCGACAGCCTGCCGTGA
- a CDS encoding DUF427 domain-containing protein, which translates to MALSTPRGPLGPDRAGWFGVEFPTGVTFVEPHPRRIVARLDGQVVIDTERALLVHRAGQRLAYAFPTGETGDLPSTPEPDAPGFVQVPWDAVDEWYEEGRRLVHYPPNPYHRVDWHPTRRRLRVAAGDTVLVDTDDTMILFETTLEPRLYVDPTHVRTDLLRPSDTTSWCNYKGAATYWSVVAGDQVIADVAWSYPEPRAESTRGAGLLSFDSGRINVDAELPVGWTTGRPARPG; encoded by the coding sequence ATGGCACTGAGCACCCCCCGGGGCCCCCTCGGCCCGGACCGGGCAGGCTGGTTCGGCGTCGAGTTCCCGACCGGGGTGACGTTCGTCGAGCCGCATCCGCGCCGGATCGTCGCCCGGCTGGACGGGCAGGTCGTGATCGACACCGAACGGGCGCTGCTCGTGCATCGGGCCGGGCAGCGGCTCGCGTATGCCTTCCCGACCGGCGAAACCGGCGACCTGCCGAGCACGCCGGAGCCGGATGCCCCCGGGTTCGTCCAGGTGCCGTGGGATGCGGTCGACGAATGGTACGAGGAGGGCCGCAGGCTGGTGCATTACCCGCCGAACCCGTATCACCGGGTCGACTGGCATCCCACCCGCCGCCGGTTGCGGGTCGCGGCCGGCGACACGGTGCTGGTGGACACCGACGACACCATGATCCTGTTCGAGACTACGCTGGAACCCCGGCTCTACGTCGACCCGACGCATGTGCGGACCGATCTGCTGCGGCCCAGCGACACGACGAGCTGGTGCAATTACAAGGGCGCCGCGACCTACTGGTCGGTGGTCGCCGGCGACCAGGTCATCGCCGACGTCGCGTGGAGCTACCCGGAGCCGCGCGCCGAGAGCACCCGGGGGGCCGGGCTGCTCAGCTTCGACAGCGGCCGGATCAACGTCGACGCCGAGCTGCCGGTCGGCTGGACCACCGGGCGGCCGGCCCGACCCGGATGA
- a CDS encoding ABC transporter permease, with amino-acid sequence MSSTFAATGRTGLVWRRFRRNRPALVGAAVLLALLLAAFAVPPLLPYDYQELDYTALLQPPSWQHPFGTNQIGQDVLTQTLRGLQKSLIVGLCVAVFSTLIAAAVGAVAGYLGGWPDRVIMWLVDLLLVVPSFIIVAIFTPRTKSTGSILALIVLLTAFGWMISARMVRGLTMSLRQREFVRAAHYLGAPTGQVIRRHILPNIASILIVDTTLAVGGAILAETGLSYLGFGVQPPDVSLGSLIALGTASTFTFPWLFLFAGGFLIVTVLAANVVGDGLRDAFDPGAAGARRTLPG; translated from the coding sequence GTGAGCTCGACGTTCGCCGCGACCGGCCGGACAGGGCTGGTCTGGCGCCGGTTCCGGCGCAACCGGCCGGCCCTGGTGGGGGCTGCGGTGTTGCTCGCGCTGCTGCTGGCCGCGTTCGCGGTGCCGCCGCTGCTGCCCTACGACTACCAGGAGCTCGACTACACCGCGCTTCTGCAACCGCCGAGCTGGCAGCATCCGTTCGGCACCAATCAGATCGGCCAGGACGTGCTAACGCAGACGTTGCGCGGGTTGCAGAAGTCGCTGATCGTCGGACTCTGCGTCGCCGTCTTCTCCACCCTGATCGCCGCGGCCGTCGGGGCGGTGGCCGGCTATCTCGGCGGCTGGCCGGACCGCGTGATCATGTGGCTGGTGGACCTGCTCCTGGTGGTGCCCAGTTTCATCATCGTGGCCATCTTCACCCCGCGGACCAAGTCGACCGGGTCGATCCTGGCGTTGATCGTGCTGCTCACCGCGTTCGGCTGGATGATCTCGGCTCGGATGGTGCGTGGACTCACGATGAGCCTGCGGCAGCGCGAGTTCGTTCGCGCCGCCCACTACCTGGGCGCCCCGACCGGACAGGTGATCCGCCGGCACATCCTGCCGAACATCGCCTCGATCCTGATCGTGGACACCACGCTGGCCGTCGGCGGAGCGATCCTCGCCGAGACCGGGCTGAGCTATCTCGGCTTCGGCGTCCAGCCGCCGGACGTGTCGCTGGGTTCGTTGATCGCGCTCGGCACGGCGTCCACCTTCACCTTCCCCTGGCTGTTCCTGTTCGCCGGCGGATTCCTGATCGTCACCGTGCTTGCGGCGAACGTGGTGGGCGACGGACTGCGGGACGCCTTCGACCCCGGAGCGGCCGGCGCCCGCCGCACCCTCCCCGGCTGA